GCGAGCTCGGGTCCGTCGCGGCGTCCGTGCAGCGCCACAAGCCGGGAGAGCCGGTGACGTTCACCGTGCGGCGCGGCGACGCCTCGACCGAGGTGCCGGTCGGCACCGTGGCGGGCAAGGACGGCAAGGCCAGGGTCGGCGTGCAGATGCGCGCGAGCTATCGGTTCCCTTTCAAGGTCGACATCAGCGTCGGCGAGGTCGGCGGACCGAGCGCCGGACTGATGTTCTCGCTGGGCATCTACGACAAGCTGACACCGGGGGCGCTCACCGGGGGAATGTCGATCGCCGGCACCGGGACGATCGACCCGGCCGGCAACGTCGGCCCGATCGGCGGGATCGAGCAGAAGATGGTGGGCGCCCGCCGGGCCGGCGCCACGGTCTTCCTCACGCCCGCGGGCAACTGCGCGGCCGCCGTCAAGGCAGCGCCCTCCGGGCTGCGCCTGGTGCGGGTCGAGACGCTGGACGGCGCGATCAAGGCGATCGACTCCCTGCGCGACCGCTCCGGCGAGGTCCCCTCCTGCCCGGCCGCCTGAGCGTACGCGGAGGGGCGCATGGCCTGTGACCTGCCGGTCTTGGCTGTGAGCGGCATCGTGATAACGATCAGATCCGTTACCACGACCACGCCCCTCGCAGTGTAGGTTTCCTAGCACGGACCGTTGCCCTC
The window above is part of the Microbispora sp. ZYX-F-249 genome. Proteins encoded here:
- a CDS encoding YlbL family protein, translated to MSRRALTLLVAGFLALALAVIGAMLPVPYVVLSPGPTENTIGDVKGKPVITISGRETYPTQGRLSLVTVAYQGGPDNRLDLITALRGWLDPTIAVVPEETLFPKSTSAEQVEEQNVQEMTDSQQSATAAALNALKIPIEKVVTVAQTDKGTPADGKLKPGDEITAVDGSGVGELGSVAASVQRHKPGEPVTFTVRRGDASTEVPVGTVAGKDGKARVGVQMRASYRFPFKVDISVGEVGGPSAGLMFSLGIYDKLTPGALTGGMSIAGTGTIDPAGNVGPIGGIEQKMVGARRAGATVFLTPAGNCAAAVKAAPSGLRLVRVETLDGAIKAIDSLRDRSGEVPSCPAA